The genomic region GGAGATCGCGGCCGCGGTCGGCGTTCCCGTTGCGACCTCGTCACTGATGCAGGTGCCGTGGGTGCAGGCGACCTTGCCGCCGGGCAAGCGCGTTGGCCTCGTCACGGTATCCGGTTCGACCTTGACGCCGGCCCATCTCGCAGGCGCCGGCGTGCCGCTCGATACGCCGCTGGTCGGCACCGAGCACGGCAAGGAATTCTTCCGCGTCTTGATCAAGGCCGAGAAGGAGGACATGGACATTGCGCAGGCCGAACGTGATGTGGTCGAGGCCGGCAAGGAGCTGATCGCCAGGAACCCGGATGTCGGCGCGATCGTGCTGGAATGCACCAACATGCCGCCTTATGCAGCGGCGCTTCAGGCCGAGGTCGGACTGCCCGTCTACGATATCTATTCCATGATCACCTGGTTTCATGCCGGGCTGCGGCCGCGCCAGTTTGGCTAGAGGTCGAGAAGTTGTCTATGACTCCTCTTCCTTCTCCCCGTGCGGGAGAAGGTGGCGCGAAGCGCCGGATGAGGATATCTCTCCGCGCATATGGATGCGGATGAGTTCGCGGAGAGATACCCCTCACCCAAATGAGTTTGTATCTGTCAGCGGTGATGTCCTCTCCCGCAAGGGGAGAGGGCGCAGCCATGCGCATCGTGCGCTGTCCCACCGGCAGCGGAAGAGGCAGCTATACAATCCCTCGATACCTGATCGCGCCAGACGGTCAGAGCTTTGGCGCCTGAACATCGCTAGAGTGCCTCTCGAAATCCACGGAGACCAGCGGTGCACAGCCTTCAATCCAATCCCGACACGCGCGCAGACGATTGGCCGTCCGAGCTCTACCGCATCCTGAAAGCCGCCGACGTGCGGCAGATGTTCTACGTTCCCGATGCCGGTCACAGCCAGCTCATCCGCCTGTTCTCCGCCGACCGCGACGTCACCACCAACGTGCTGACGACGGAAGAGGAGGGCGTCGCCATCGCCGCAGGCGCCTGGCTCGGCGGCCAGCGTAGCGTGCTCTTGATGCAGTCGAGCGGGGTCGGCAATTGCATCAACATGCTGTCGCTGTCGGCGATCGGACGATTTCCACTGCTGATGCTGGTGACGATGCGCGGCGAATGGGCCGAGTTCAATCCCTGGCAGGTGCCGATGAGCCGTGCGACGCAGCCCTCGCTGGAAGCGATTGGTTTGAAGGTGATGCGCGCGGAGACGGCGGAGGATCTGGTCGAGACCGTGGAATCGGCCGCAGCGCTCGCCTACGATTCCGATCAGCAGATCGCGGTGCTGATCGGGCAACGCCTGATCGGCAAGAAGAAGTGGTGATGCCAATGCAAGCTCAGCTCGACCGCCGCGCCGCCGTCGCCGCGCTCCTGAAGAATCGCAAGGACACGCTGGTCGTGTCCGGCCTCGGCTCGCCGACCTATGATCTTCATTCGGTCGGCGACCATGACGGCAATTTCTATCTCTGGGGCGCCATGGGCGGCGCCGCGCTGATCGGGCTTGGCCTCGCGCAAGCCCAGCCGGGAAAGCGCGTCCTCGCTTTGACCGGGGATGGCGAGCAATTGATGGGCCTCGGCGGCATCGCCACCATCGGCGTCGCGCGCCCGCGCAATCTCGACATCGTCGTGATCGACAACCAGCATTTTGGCGAGACCGGTATGCAGGCCAGCCACACCGGGCGCGGCGTCGATCTCACTGCGATCGCTGTGGCCTGCGGCTTTGCCGCGACCGGGACCGTGCGGACGCTCGAGGAGGTGGAACGTCTGGCGACGCAGCTCGACGAGCCGGCCGATGGCCCGCGCCTTTTTGTCATCAAGGTTCTGGCCGAAAATCCGCCGCGCTCGCTACCCTCGCGCGATGCCGTCTTTATCAAGAACCGGTTCCGTGCTCATCTTAGCTTCGCGTCGGTCTGAGCCGGGTTTCTCGCCCGGCGACAGTCTGCTGTCGGAGCAGCTACTCTGGAGTGAGACCATGAAACTATCCGGCAAGGTCGCCGCCATCACCGGCGCGGCGCGCGGTATCGGCAAGGCTTGCGCAAAGCGATTCCTGGACGACGGCGTCAAGGTCGTCATCTCGGATGTCGATGCCGAGGGCTTGGCCGCGACGGCCGCCGAACTCGCGCGACCGGATGCCTTGCGCACTGTCGTCGGCAATGTCGCAAAGCGTGCCGATGTCGACCAGCTGGTCGCAACTGCCGCAAAAGAGTTCGGCCGGCTCGATATCATGGTCAACAATGCCGGCGTCGCTCGCAACCGGGACCTCCTGGAGATCTCCGAAGAGGAATTCGATGAAATCATCGGCATCAACCTGAAGGGCGCGTTCTTCGGCGTGCAGGCGGCGGCGAAGCAGATGATCGCGCAAGGCGGCGGCGGGGTCATCATCAACATGTCCTCGGTCAATGCACTGCTGGCAATCCCGGCGCTTGCGACCTACGCCATGTCCAAGGGCGGCATGAAGCAGCTCACCTCGGTCGCTGCCGTCGCACTCGCTCCGCACAATATTCGTGTCGTCGCGGTCGGGCCGGGCACGATTCTGACCGACATGGTGGCATCGTCCATCTACACCTCGGAAGATGCCCGCAAGACCGTGATGTCACGCACGCCGGCCGGCCGTGGCGGCGAGCCGAGCGAAGTTGCCTCCGTCGTCGCGTTTCTTGCGAGTGACGATGCGTCCTACATCACGGGGCAGACGATCTATCCAGATGGTGGGCGGTTGATTCTGAATTACACGGTGCCGGTGAAGTAGATCACTCCGCCGCAGCCGTCATCCCGTGACCCAGTCGTTTCGAAATGCCGCCCGCGCAATCGCGTAGCGCATGGGCGATCGGGCTGTCCCAGCGCGCGTCAAAAGTGCCTTCCGGCCCCATCGCGGTGATTACCAGCGCGACATGGCCGGAATGGTCGAACACCGGCGCAGAGAATGCGTTGACGCCGGGCAGGGGGTCGCCGAGCGCGCGGGCGAGGCCGTGCTTGCGGACCTCTGTGAGCATCTCAGTGACCTTCGCGCCTTTCACAGCGCGCTTCGGATTATAGCCGACGCCGTAACGATCGAGGCCGCTTTCGAGTGCGGCGTTGATCGTCTTTTCCGGCAGGAAGGCGGCAAAGGCCCGGCCCGTGGCCGTCTCCAGCAGCGCCATCACCGAACCGGCGCGCATCACGATGTGAACGGGCTGGCCGGGTTCTTCGAGCTGCACCACGGTGGGGCCGTGCGTGCCCCAGACCGCGAGCGAGACCGCATGCCCGATCTGGCTTGCGAGCGCCGCGATCTTCGGTCCTGCGATGCGTACGCCGGACAGTCGGCGCAGGCTGATCAGGCCGAGCTCCAGCGCCAGTGCGCCGATCTCGTAACGGCCGGTGGTCTCGTCCTGCTCGATCAGGCCGATGCGGGAGAAGCTGGCGAGATAGGGATGCGCCTTGGCCGGCGTCATGCCGGCCTCGCGTGCAAGATCGCGCAGCATCATCGGCTCGCCGCTGCGGGCGAGGGCGCGGAGCAATTCGCCGCCGACCTCGATCGACTGGATGCCGCGGCTTTCCTCTCTTCATGCGCTTCCTGGCGTGGCTTACGCCGCGTTGCGCTTGGCGGCGCTGTCGGCGAGGTGACGGCCGGCAATGTAGCCGAAGGTCAGCGCCGGCCCAAGCGTGATGCCGGCGCCCGGATAATTGCCGCCCATGATGCTCGCCATGTCGTTGCCGGCGGCATAGAGCCCGGGAATCACCCGTCCCTCCGCATCGAGCGCCCGCGCGTTCTCGTCGGTGACGATGCCGGCATAGGTGCCGAGATCGCCGACCACCATCTTGATGGCGTAGAACGGGCCGTTCTCGATCGGCGCGACGCAGGGGTTCGGGCCGTGCAGCGCATCGCCCTGGTAGCGGTTATAGGCCTTGGAGCCCTTGCCGAAGGCTGCGTCGTGTCCCTGTGGTGCGGTCGCATTGAACTGCTTGACGGTCTCGGTAAACGCGCTGGCATCGATACCCGCTTTTGCCGCGAGTGCCTCCAGTGTCTCGCCGCGCATGAGATATCCCGTCTTGAGGTGATGACCCAGCGGCATCGGGAACGGCGGCACGCAGCCGAGGCCGTATTTGCGCAGGGTCTGGTGATCGCAGACCAGGTACGCCGCGATCTCCTCGCCGGGTTTCGCCGCCTTGACCATGGCCTGGACGAAGTCGTGATAGGAATTGCCCTCGTTGGCAAAGCGCTTGCCGTCACGCATCACCGCGATCACGCCGGGTTTGGCGCGGTCGATGAAATGCGGCATCACGCCGTGTGAGCCGTCCTTGCGCTTGGTGACCGAGACCGGGACCCAGGCTGCCGCGTTCGGCAGCCTGTCCTCGACATGTCCGCCGGCGCGTTCTGCGAGCCGCAGCCCATCGCCGGTGTTGCCGGTCGGTCCCGGCGAAAAATGCTCGTTCCCGGTCGGCGCGTGCGGGAACATCTTCTTGCGCCGTTCGACATCATGCGGGAAACCGCCGCAGGCGAGCACGACGCCTTGTCTCGCACGAATGCGGACGTCGCGTCCGTCGCGGGCGACAATGGCGCCCGTGACAGTGCCGTTCTCGACAGTGAGCTCGCGCACCGGCGAGGACAGCCACATCGGTATCTTCAGGTCCTGGGCCGATTTTGCCAGGCGCCCGGCGAGCGCATTGCCGTTGGTCAGCGTCATGCCGCGGCCATAGCGCAGTACGTCCATCAGATGCCGCGACAGGCGCTTTGCGACATAGACCGCCGAGCTTAGGGACTTCGTCGCGCGCATGAAATGGACGATGTCTTTGCCGGATCCGAGCATCATGCCGAATACGGTCAGCTCGGGCAGGGGCATGCCGAGGGTCTTGATCTGGTCGCCGAGTTCGCGGCCGTCGAACGGGCGCGCCACCATCGAACGACCACCCTGGGCGCCGCCGGGCGCCTCGGCGTGGTAGTCCGGGAACACCAGCGGCATGTCGAAACGGAGCGCCGTCTTGCTGGTGAAAAAATCGATCGCCTCGGGCCCGGCGCTCAGGAATGCATCGACGCGCGCGGCGTCAAAGTTGTTGCCGGCTTCGTGCCGCAGGTAAGTCCGCGCCTGCTCCGGTGTCTCCTCGATGCCATAGGCCTTGGCCAGCGAGGTACCGGGAATCCAGAGCCAGCCGCCGGAGCGGGCGGTGGTGCCTCCGAAGCGCGGCTCCTTCTCGACGATCAGCACGTCGAGGCCGTGATAGCGCGCGGTGATGGCGGCCGACATGCCGGAGCAGCCCGATCCGGCCACGAGCACATCGCACTCGTAAGTCTCGTTGCGCTCGTTGCCGGTCATGCAGGCCTCACTTCTTGAGCAACGGACATTTCGACTCGGAGACCGGGCGGAAGGCGTCCTCGCCCTTCACCGTCTTGATGATCTCCAAATAATCCCACGGTTCCTTGGACTGCTCGGGTGTTTTCACCTTGGCGAGATACATGTCGCGAATGACGCGGCCGTCCTCGCGCAAGCGTCCGCCATGAACGAATGTATCTTCGATCGGCAGCTCGCGCATCTTGGCCATGGCCTTGGCGGGATCATCGGTGCCGGCGGCCTTGATGGCCTTGAGATAATGCAGCACCGAGCCGTAGACGCCGGTCTGAATCATGGTCGGCATCACCTTGGTGCGCTCGTAGAATTTCCGCGACCATGCGCGGGTCGCCTCGTCCATGTTCCAGTACGAGGCCGTGGTCATGTAGGTACCCTGCGCGGATTTGAGGCCGATCGCGTGGACATCGGTGTCGAACATCAGGAGGCCGACCAGCTTCTGGCCACCCTGCACCAGGCCGAACTCGCCGGACTGCTTGATGGCATTGTCGGTGTCCTGGCCCGCATTGGCGAAAGCGACGACGTCCGATTTCGAGCTTTGCGCCTGGAGTGCAAAGGACGAGAAATCGGCCGTATTGGTGGGGTGCTTCACGCCGCCCAAAACCTTGCCGCCCATCTCGTTGATGAAGCGCGTGGCATCCTTCTCGAGCTGCTGCCCGAAGGCGTAGTCGGCCGTGATGAAGTACCAGGATTTTCCGCCTTCCTTGATCACGGCGGAGGCCGTCACCTTCGACAGCGCGTAGGTATCGTAGGTGAAGTGCACGGTGTTCGGGCTGCAAAGCTCGTCGGTCAGCGAACTCGCGCCGGGCCCGGAGAGCAGCGCAATCTTGTTGCGCTCGCGCACCATATTGTGGACGGCGATCGCGATGCCGGAATTGGGGATGTCGACGACGGCATCGACCTTGCCGTTGTCGAACCAGCCGCGCACAATCTGCACGCCAACATCGGTCTTCATCTGGTGATCGGCGCTGATGATCTCGATCGGCTTGCCGAGCACGGTGGGCCCGAATTCCTCCAAGGCCATTTTCGCGGCCTCCACGGAGCCCGGCCCGCTGTTGTCGCGGCCCCAGCTCGACAGATCCGTCAGCACGCCGATCCGCACGGCGTCGTCGGAGATTTGCGCGTTCGCAACGGTGGTCATGGCAGCCGAAGTCATGGCCGCGAGCATGGCGCAGGCCAAAAACCCTCTCATCGTCGTTCCCTCTCGTTTATGGGCGCGCTTGGCGCGGCCGGCTATTGTGGCAGCAAGTTAGATATTAGCAAATAAGTTTGTCAATGGAGAATAAAGGATCCGCGTCGTCTTGGCGAAGGCCGGGACCCATACCGCGTGATCTCTCGAAGTCGGGCGGTCGCAGTACCAGGGCGCCGGTCTTTGCCAAACTCCTCCCTGTGATTATGGGTCCCGGCCTTCGCCGGGACGACAGTGAGGAGGCAGTGGCGCGAAAATCTCGCATTCTGATCTTGGGAGAACCAACACTCCCGCAAGTTGCAACCGCCACAACGATTGGCCATCATGTCGCCCAGGAATCTTGGGGCGGATGGCAATGACGGCAGCATCGGGAGTCTCCACTGCGGCGGAGAAATCGACGACGGCGCATGTGGTGTGGGCAGCCGCGCTCGGCACCGCGATCGAGTGGTACGACTTCCTGATCTACGGCACGGCGGCGGCGCTCGTGCTGAACAAGCTGTTCTTCCCGAGTTTCGATCCCATGGTCGGCACGCTGGCGGCGTTCTCGACCTATGCGGTCGGCTTTGTCGCGCGGCCGATCGGCGGTGCGATCATCGGGCATTACGGCGACCGGCTCGGCCGCAAGAAGATGCTGGTCGCGACCATGTTCGCGATGGGACTGGGCACGTTCCTGATCGGTTGCCTGCCGACCTACAGCCAGATCGGCGTCTGGGCGCCAATCTTCCTCGTCATTTTGCGCTTCGTCCAGGGCATCGGGCTCGGTGGGGAGTGGAGCGGCGCGGTGGTCATGGTGGCCGAGCACGCCGGCAACCGCCGCGGCTTTTACGGCAGTCTGGTGCAGATCGGCTTCCCCGTCGGCGTCGCCGCGTCCACCGGCATTTTCGGTCTGATGACGCAGCTGCCCGAAGCGGACTTCCTGAGCTGGGGCTGGCGCGTGCCGTTTCTGATCAGCATCCTGCTCGTCGGTGTCGGCTTCATCGTGCGGCTGAAACTCGCGGAGACGCCCACTTCAAGGAGGTGCTCGAGCGCAAGGAGGTGCTGGCGCAGCCGGTGCTGGAAGTCCTGCGCCGCGACTGGCGCAGCTTCCTGCTGGCGATCGGCATCAGGGTGTCCGAAGTCGGGCTCGCTTATCTCCTCACTGTTTTCACCGTGGTCTATGCCA from Bradyrhizobium lupini harbors:
- a CDS encoding aspartate/glutamate racemase family protein, whose amino-acid sequence is MTAPANSSPRIARGGKAIYGAPLGILMLEARFPRIPGDMGNGTTWPFPVLYRVVSGASPEKVVLKGAAGLLPDFIDAAKDLVRLGAEAITTNCGFLSLFQKEIAAAVGVPVATSSLMQVPWVQATLPPGKRVGLVTVSGSTLTPAHLAGAGVPLDTPLVGTEHGKEFFRVLIKAEKEDMDIAQAERDVVEAGKELIARNPDVGAIVLECTNMPPYAAALQAEVGLPVYDIYSMITWFHAGLRPRQFG
- a CDS encoding thiamine pyrophosphate-binding protein, producing MHSLQSNPDTRADDWPSELYRILKAADVRQMFYVPDAGHSQLIRLFSADRDVTTNVLTTEEEGVAIAAGAWLGGQRSVLLMQSSGVGNCINMLSLSAIGRFPLLMLVTMRGEWAEFNPWQVPMSRATQPSLEAIGLKVMRAETAEDLVETVESAAALAYDSDQQIAVLIGQRLIGKKKW
- a CDS encoding thiamine pyrophosphate-dependent enzyme, whose translation is MPMQAQLDRRAAVAALLKNRKDTLVVSGLGSPTYDLHSVGDHDGNFYLWGAMGGAALIGLGLAQAQPGKRVLALTGDGEQLMGLGGIATIGVARPRNLDIVVIDNQHFGETGMQASHTGRGVDLTAIAVACGFAATGTVRTLEEVERLATQLDEPADGPRLFVIKVLAENPPRSLPSRDAVFIKNRFRAHLSFASV
- a CDS encoding SDR family NAD(P)-dependent oxidoreductase, which codes for MKLSGKVAAITGAARGIGKACAKRFLDDGVKVVISDVDAEGLAATAAELARPDALRTVVGNVAKRADVDQLVATAAKEFGRLDIMVNNAGVARNRDLLEISEEEFDEIIGINLKGAFFGVQAAAKQMIAQGGGGVIINMSSVNALLAIPALATYAMSKGGMKQLTSVAAVALAPHNIRVVAVGPGTILTDMVASSIYTSEDARKTVMSRTPAGRGGEPSEVASVVAFLASDDASYITGQTIYPDGGRLILNYTVPVK
- a CDS encoding IclR family transcriptional regulator; this encodes MLRALARSGEPMMLRDLAREAGMTPAKAHPYLASFSRIGLIEQDETTGRYEIGALALELGLISLRRLSGVRIAGPKIAALASQIGHAVSLAVWGTHGPTVVQLEEPGQPVHIVMRAGSVMALLETATGRAFAAFLPEKTINAALESGLDRYGVGYNPKRAVKGAKVTEMLTEVRKHGLARALGDPLPGVNAFSAPVFDHSGHVALVITAMGPEGTFDARWDSPIAHALRDCAGGISKRLGHGMTAAAE
- a CDS encoding FAD-dependent oxidoreductase; translation: MTGNERNETYECDVLVAGSGCSGMSAAITARYHGLDVLIVEKEPRFGGTTARSGGWLWIPGTSLAKAYGIEETPEQARTYLRHEAGNNFDAARVDAFLSAGPEAIDFFTSKTALRFDMPLVFPDYHAEAPGGAQGGRSMVARPFDGRELGDQIKTLGMPLPELTVFGMMLGSGKDIVHFMRATKSLSSAVYVAKRLSRHLMDVLRYGRGMTLTNGNALAGRLAKSAQDLKIPMWLSSPVRELTVENGTVTGAIVARDGRDVRIRARQGVVLACGGFPHDVERRKKMFPHAPTGNEHFSPGPTGNTGDGLRLAERAGGHVEDRLPNAAAWVPVSVTKRKDGSHGVMPHFIDRAKPGVIAVMRDGKRFANEGNSYHDFVQAMVKAAKPGEEIAAYLVCDHQTLRKYGLGCVPPFPMPLGHHLKTGYLMRGETLEALAAKAGIDASAFTETVKQFNATAPQGHDAAFGKGSKAYNRYQGDALHGPNPCVAPIENGPFYAIKMVVGDLGTYAGIVTDENARALDAEGRVIPGLYAAGNDMASIMGGNYPGAGITLGPALTFGYIAGRHLADSAAKRNAA
- a CDS encoding ABC transporter substrate-binding protein, encoding MRGFLACAMLAAMTSAAMTTVANAQISDDAVRIGVLTDLSSWGRDNSGPGSVEAAKMALEEFGPTVLGKPIEIISADHQMKTDVGVQIVRGWFDNGKVDAVVDIPNSGIAIAVHNMVRERNKIALLSGPGASSLTDELCSPNTVHFTYDTYALSKVTASAVIKEGGKSWYFITADYAFGQQLEKDATRFINEMGGKVLGGVKHPTNTADFSSFALQAQSSKSDVVAFANAGQDTDNAIKQSGEFGLVQGGQKLVGLLMFDTDVHAIGLKSAQGTYMTTASYWNMDEATRAWSRKFYERTKVMPTMIQTGVYGSVLHYLKAIKAAGTDDPAKAMAKMRELPIEDTFVHGGRLREDGRVIRDMYLAKVKTPEQSKEPWDYLEIIKTVKGEDAFRPVSESKCPLLKK